The Nitrospira sp. sequence TGGGCTCGGCCCTTGGTCTGACATTCGCAACCGATCCCTATGCATCAGATGCTATGGCTGGAAAGGAAACTAGTCCTAGCCTCAAGGAGCGTTTGATGGAAACTACCATCACAGGGACATTAATGAAAACAGAAGGTGAACATTACTTTATCCAGGTCGATCGCGGGTTGGAAAAAATCCACGTCCATAAAAGTACTCAGTCAGATTTGGTAAAGCCAGGGGATGTCGTCAGAGCCTATGTGACAGACCAACGCCATACGACGACTTTGCAGCGTGTGAAATGAAATCGGTGTCTCAGCACGACACCATAACAAGGTTCTCCAGTACCTCGTTAGGACATGGAAGCTATAGCATGAGAGTAGTACATCGCAGTGGAAAACATTATGAACGGTAGCTGTGACCCTATCGTAATCATGATGTTCAAATTCCGCTGTTCGCTAAGCTCCGTTCTTGAAAGAGAACGGAGCTTTCTTTTTTGCGTGTGCTCGATTGTGAATTCGCATGCTCAAGTAGTACCTCCAACTCGGGTTTCATCGACCCTCCAGACCAGCCAAACAATTCATGCAGTAGGGTAGTTATCAGCTTGGTCAGCCCGGCTCCCACACTTGTTGCCGATGCCCCAAAGAGCAAGATTAAGCGCTGAAATTACCGCACCGTAGAGGGGAAAGCCATGTAGATGTCCCGCCAATTTTCGACAGGTGAGCGATTGAGATCAGGCCGTTCACGTACGCGATTACAATGATAGGCGCGAGTCAGCGAGGTGAGATACTAGTTTGGCCCCTAGTCATATGGGAGAGGAAGTCATCCATTTAAGGGCGGTTCCGATTCCTGAACAACTCTTCGACAGTCAGCCCATTATTATTCGAATATTGAAGGGGCCTAAACAGGTAAAAGATGCAGAGCTAGGAGGGTAACAAGCTGTGCTGTGAAAAATAAAACATGGGCTCGTTCCGGTTCATACTGCTTGCAGAATTCATCGGCTAGCATAAATGTCGCCCAAAGGCCCAATCCTGTTGCGAAGGCTGCATCGACGAGTCCACACCTGAGTGACTGATGCGCAAGACTCACGACAATAGCCCATCCAAATAAAAGTACCGTGGCAAGTTGCCACAGCAAGATGCCGGAGAATAGCGCCTTGGCGATCCAGGCAGGCGTAGCGTATTCGCCGATTGCCAAAGCGACCGGTTGAAAATTGCGAGAAGCAAATCTCCATGTCCAGGGGAAAACCTCAAAGATTTTCATGGCCTCGCACAGATTGGTGAGCACGACGATGACAAACCAGAGTCCCCAAAAAGACAGGAGGCCGAATTTGATCAGAAGGAGAGTGGGAGCCACGTCCATGCTGTGTCATGCACTCTGGAAACACACACCCGTGTGAGTTTCACCTGAAGGGAGTTTCCAAACAAGATCGACTGACCATTGGCCTTGTGTCAGATCAGCTGAGGAATAGTCACTTTGTGCCGGTCTTGCGCGAGCGAAATGGGCACGTCCAGTCCGCTGGAACGGCCCGACCTGCATATTGTCGTGCCTCTGAATTCTCTCCAAAGCTCGCCAGCATGGGATTCATTGATCCTTGCAAGGCCATATCGCGAGCTCGGATGGTCTCCTTCATCACGTCAAACTTGCCGCGGGCTCGTAAGCGATCAAATTGTTCATGGAAATTGAAGACGAGTGTCGGAATCGGACGGGTGCGGGCCAGACGCGACGCTTTGGGATGCATCCCGATAACAAACATGGCTCGTTCGCCGAGGCTAAACGAAAATTGCTGGCTCTGCGGGTCGGCCTCCACACGATGGTCCCAGGCGAAGAACTTGGAGTCACGGGAGTGCATGGCCTGAAGCTGATTCCACAATAGCTCTTCGAAGTGCTGTTCTGACTGAATGACCGGTCCCTGGAACATCGCGATGAAGGTCATGAACTGGTCCTCAACGACAGGAAATTCGTGGGAAAACTCGTACAGATCATGGCACACCGCACCAACGGCACGGTC is a genomic window containing:
- a CDS encoding YqcI/YcgG family protein, which gives rise to MKRPWNPLSVDPVASRFSSYAAFDGTSVRKPLAPELSIDAQLIDAHEQLRQQILGQAYPCTGAISAFSQNQYRFGLYPDLASDRAVGAVCHDLYEFSHEFPVVEDQFMTFIAMFQGPVIQSEQHFEELLWNQLQAMHSRDSKFFAWDHRVEADPQSQQFSFSLGERAMFVIGMHPKASRLARTRPIPTLVFNFHEQFDRLRARGKFDVMKETIRARDMALQGSMNPMLASFGENSEARQYAGRAVPADWTCPFRSRKTGTK